TAAACTCATTCAAGGCATTTGTAGATGCATCATCGTTgggtgtttttaattttaaagcttcTAAAACTTTTTCATAATCCAATTTTTCGCCATGTTCAATGAGAGTCGCAATTAAACGCGAGGTATAAAGTACTGGGCCACCAACTAGATGTAGAAAATGATAGTCTTTCTGTTGACGCATAGTAAAAAGTATACGTTTCGAAACAAAATCCTTGTAATTGCTAACATATCCCACGCATATGTAACGTTTCTCATGGGGTGAATAGATTTCAATTTGAGCACGCAAACTTTCAGCTGGTGTTAGTTGGGCAGCATTAACATAAACTATTCGAAAGTGTACGTTAAATGTTTTATAGAAATCCACACATAGATTTAGGATATTTTCCATTTGTTCTTCTGCTCCCGCCAAGTCAGTTGTGGCCACAAACGTTTGCACAGCATTATTCTGGGTGGCAGTAAAAAGATTTGGGGTATTGTTTGAGTTAGTTCTTTCATAGAGGCGACCACAGCTAACAAATTTTAGCGGCAGTACCGAGGGATAAACACAAAGTTTCGTTACAGCAcccaaaaaactttcaaaagaACCACCTCCCGTTAAATAGGCAGCATtaagtttattttgtaaatgtgcTTCCATTACCTTATAATAATTATCCATGGGTGTAGCATTAGCTTCCAACAAAACACACCGAGTGAAATCTGGATTAGCTGTTTGGGTGAAGCCACCTTTATCTAGAAAATATCTAGTTAATGCTTGAGTGCATCTTATATCGAACTCGGCTGCCTCGTTTATCATGTAGTAACGACTGTtgtcaataaaatgtattaatttctCATGATCTACATGAGATTTCTCCGCCTCTAATAACTCTTGCTTACTACGATACAGTACTCGTTCATGTTCTCCCTCAGGGCAATGCGGATGTAAAGTATTCGGCAAATGCAAAAAGGCTTGTATAAATTCATCTTCAATGGGATAGAAATTAGTTTTCATAGTTTTCAAATCATTCCTTAAATGTTTGCCCTTTTCTTTAAGCTGATTCATTAGATCTTCATCTTTTTGTGCTACTTTAGAAAGTTCCTTCAATTGTTTTGCAATCATTTCCCGTTCATCTGCCAGTTTGTCCATTGCCCTTTTTCCCTCCCTGTATGTAGCAAACATTTCCTTTACCTTTTTCATGTCAATTTGCAATTTTCTCTTTTCTATTGAATGTTCCAATTGTTTCACATTctcaaatgtttgtttaaaatccATGTAAGGTTGAAGGGTCACATAGTTTTCGCTGGCCTTATCTCCGGATATATAGAGAGCGGAAACTTGTCGAACTTTTAATACATTTTCCGAAAGTGGAATGATTTGTGAACAATTTCTGATTATTCTATGCATTTTCTGTGTTTAATCTAATTCATAACTTTTATCCCAAGTGAATTTAACTCCTAAACTGTATCAAAGAACTGTCGTAATAAAACATCATCAGCTGGTCACCAGCTGACGACCGGAATCCAACAGCTgcttaatttgtttaacatatgTGTTGGTGCCAGCTTTGCCATACTGTTGCTTAATACTAATAGGGGATTTTTATATTTCACTATAGGAGTATGTATGCAGACTAATTGTCTATACCAGACAGAAATATGTCATAAATAAAAAGAAGCCAGATCTTAATATTATAGCTATACACTGTATTAGTTTAGATATCgagttggtttacgtggtagcaCGCTGCCAAACAATTCGGTTTTTTCAACAGGCTGAATTTTGATAGTTATATTATCAAAAATACTTTTACATACTGTGGTTAAACTCCTTAGAATttgcaaaacaatggaaacttttaaaattctacataaaagaagaataaaacaaaaataatgtttaagaaaacaaaaaaaggcaGCAccgttatttcaatatttattttattttgataatttttttctgcacgatatgttttttaaatagttagtCAAAATGACTGGTATATTGAATTGATGATAAATATTCAATCAATAAATCAGAagcttcaaaaattataaaaaaaacatttcgtgAGACCGTTATGTTAAAACTCAATATTTGGTAGGAAGAATTACTTCAagacaatattatttaataacaagGGAGTTTAAgaaattctccaaaaaaaagattttttttatttaaaaaaaactacacacATTTTAAgaccttttaaataaattatttccataatttcataaaatgttgccattacAGAACTTGATTTTCCAATGTGTACCAATCGGGattaaaaaagttacttttttttaatattcaatcTGGCAGCTCTCGTTAAACAACGCTGCTGTTTCAATTCCACATTGTTtcatgcaaaataaaaataattttatacgtTTGCTACATTAACATTCATTTAAGACTTTgcgttaatatttttgtaatttccacaaagaaataaaatgccAAAGGACAAAAAACATAAGAAGGATGAACATCGAGAAAGCCATCATAAGCACAAATCCAAACATAAGCATAAATCAAAGTCGAAGAAAAAGCACCGCTCGCCATCCTCCTCAAGACCTTCGTCATCTTCCAGTGGCGATGAAGGTCTACCAAAAAATGTGCAGCTGTTAAAAGCCCTAGAAGAAAGACGTATTAAGGAGGAATTGGAGAGGAAGCGCTTGAAAGATGAGTTAAAAGCTAAAGAGACCCCAGAACAAAAACGAGACAGACGTTTGCGTGAAAAAGAAGCCAAGGAAATTAGAAGAAAAGAAAGAATGGGCTGGGATAATGAATATCAAACTTATACTGATCAAGATAATCCTTTTGGTGATTCCAATTTGACTTCGACCTTTGTGtggaacaaaaaattacaaaaacaaggTTTTAAGGATGTTCCCATACAGACAGTGGAGGCGTTTAATCGACAAAAACAAATGGAGAACAAATTGGAATTAGAAAAGGTGAAGAAGAGGAGACTGGAAAGGGAGAAAGAAAAACAAGAGCGGGAAGATGAAATGGTATTGCAGCAAAGACAAAAAGAAGCGGCCCAATTCCATGAGTGGGAGAAACAGGAAGATCAATTTCACTTGGAACAAGCTCGCCTGCGAAGTGAAATACGCATACAAGATGGCAGAGCAAAACCGATAGATTTGCTGGCTCAGTACATAAACAGCTCAAAATTGGAAGATGCCATTGAAATGCAAATGCATGAACCATACTATATACTTAATGGTTTGTGTATCAAAGATTTGGAGGATCTATTGGTGGACATTAAAGTCTATATTGAATTGGAAAAAGGCGAACATATTGATTTTTGGAATGACATGACTATCATTGTTGAAGATGAATTGCAAAAGCAAAGAAAACAAGCAGAGCAAGAGGAAGCTGCTAGTTCCCGGCGTGAGGGAATACACGAAAGTGTAGTGAAAGATGTTACGGGTATATTCCGTAATAAAACCATAACACAATTAGATGAAATGAGAGCGAAAATAGAAGGTAAAATTGAAGCTCGTACGGAAGGAGTGGACATTAGCTATTGGGAAAATATATTATCACAATTGAAGGCTCATATGGCAAGGGCTCGTTTGAGAGATCATCACCAAAAGAAACTCAGAGAGAAATTAGATCTATTGAAAACTTCGACGATTAAAGAAGAAGTCCAGGAGAGCTCACCACAACGCACAGAGGGCCGGGAAACACAAGAGGCTCGAGAAGAAAGCGAAGAAACACAAcaggaaatatatgaaaatgatTGCTTTAATCTCTACAACGAAGGTAACTACAGTCCGCAATATTTGTCGCCTGAATTACAGTTCGGCTCGCTTAATATTGTCGATGAAGAAGAGGACGAGATGAATTTGAAATATCAAAGGCAACAATTGCTGGAAAATAGTCAAGACAACAGTAATTACAACCAAGATGAGGTAAATATGCGCCACGAAGCTCGCAAGGGTATGTCAAATGATGAAGTTGAGTTTAGCGTTGAAATGCCTTGTGATAATTCATTGGCCATTCAGCTGGCCACTGACAAATATCGCCCCCGTAAACCTCGTTACTTTAATCGTGTCCACACCGGCTTTGAATGGAACAAATACAATCAAACGCATTATGATATGGACAATCCTCCGCCCAAAATTGTTCAAggctataaatttaatatattctaTCCGGATCTAATAGACAAATCGAA
The nucleotide sequence above comes from Calliphora vicina chromosome 1, idCalVici1.1, whole genome shotgun sequence. Encoded proteins:
- the cactin gene encoding splicing factor Cactin, which translates into the protein MPKDKKHKKDEHRESHHKHKSKHKHKSKSKKKHRSPSSSRPSSSSSGDEGLPKNVQLLKALEERRIKEELERKRLKDELKAKETPEQKRDRRLREKEAKEIRRKERMGWDNEYQTYTDQDNPFGDSNLTSTFVWNKKLQKQGFKDVPIQTVEAFNRQKQMENKLELEKVKKRRLEREKEKQEREDEMVLQQRQKEAAQFHEWEKQEDQFHLEQARLRSEIRIQDGRAKPIDLLAQYINSSKLEDAIEMQMHEPYYILNGLCIKDLEDLLVDIKVYIELEKGEHIDFWNDMTIIVEDELQKQRKQAEQEEAASSRREGIHESVVKDVTGIFRNKTITQLDEMRAKIEGKIEARTEGVDISYWENILSQLKAHMARARLRDHHQKKLREKLDLLKTSTIKEEVQESSPQRTEGRETQEAREESEETQQEIYENDCFNLYNEGNYSPQYLSPELQFGSLNIVDEEEDEMNLKYQRQQLLENSQDNSNYNQDEVNMRHEARKGMSNDEVEFSVEMPCDNSLAIQLATDKYRPRKPRYFNRVHTGFEWNKYNQTHYDMDNPPPKIVQGYKFNIFYPDLIDKSKTPQYFLTQCEDNPDFAILRFHAGPPYEDIAFKIVHREWEFSYKRGFRCQFHNNIFQLWFHFKRYRYRR
- the Slimp gene encoding serine--tRNA synthetase-like protein Slimp — translated: MHRIIRNCSQIIPLSENVLKVRQVSALYISGDKASENYVTLQPYMDFKQTFENVKQLEHSIEKRKLQIDMKKVKEMFATYREGKRAMDKLADEREMIAKQLKELSKVAQKDEDLMNQLKEKGKHLRNDLKTMKTNFYPIEDEFIQAFLHLPNTLHPHCPEGEHERVLYRSKQELLEAEKSHVDHEKLIHFIDNSRYYMINEAAEFDIRCTQALTRYFLDKGGFTQTANPDFTRCVLLEANATPMDNYYKVMEAHLQNKLNAAYLTGGGSFESFLGAVTKLCVYPSVLPLKFVSCGRLYERTNSNNTPNLFTATQNNAVQTFVATTDLAGAEEQMENILNLCVDFYKTFNVHFRIVYVNAAQLTPAESLRAQIEIYSPHEKRYICVGYVSNYKDFVSKRILFTMRQQKDYHFLHLVGGPVLYTSRLIATLIEHGEKLDYEKVLEALKLKTPNDDASTNALNEFKSLFK